From the Clavibacter phaseoli genome, one window contains:
- a CDS encoding DUF7455 domain-containing protein, whose translation MTPTATERPVDELDNHQLTANDRCDSCGAQAYIRVEVNSSELLFCAHHGKKYQEKLSAIATSWHDESSRLLDERA comes from the coding sequence ATGACACCGACCGCGACCGAGCGTCCCGTGGACGAGCTCGACAACCACCAGCTCACCGCCAACGACCGCTGCGACAGCTGCGGCGCCCAGGCCTACATCCGCGTCGAGGTGAACAGCAGCGAGCTCCTCTTCTGCGCCCACCACGGCAAGAAGTACCAGGAGAAGCTGTCGGCCATCGCCACGAGCTGGCACGACGAGTCGAGCCGCCTGCTCGACGAGCGCGCCTAG
- a CDS encoding DNA gyrase/topoisomerase IV subunit B encodes MAASDYSARHLSVLEGLEAVRKRPGMYIGSTDSRGLMHCLWEIIDNSVDEALGGHGDLIDVRLHPDGSVEVRDTARGVPVDIEPKTGLSGVEVVFTKLHAGGKFGSGSYASSGGLHGVGASVVNALSERLDVEVDRGGKTHAMSFRRGEPGIFEDQGEASPDAPFRPFTSGSELRVVGKVRKGVTGTRIRYWADRQIFTRGASFLTEELLGRARQTAFLVPGLRIDIEDLRGEQPARESFRFDGGIAEFVDHLAVDAPLTDTWRLEGSGTFTETVPVLTDGGAMVPTELTRECAVDIALRWGTGYDTRFKSFVNIISTPKGGTHQAGFEAGLLKFVRAQVEANARKLKVGTDKLEKDDVLAGLTAVLTVRFPEPQFEGQTKEVLGTPAVRAIVSQVVQKAMAERFASPRREDKAQTAVLLEKVVGEMKSRISARTHKETQRRKNALESSSLPAKLVDCRSNDVANSELFIVEGDSALGTAKLARDSEYQALLPIRGKILNVQKASLPDMLSNTECASIIQVLGAGSGRTFDLSAARYGKIIIMSDADVDGAHIRTLLLTLFFRYMRPMIDEGRVFAAVPPLHRVVVMNPGSKPNDVIYTYSERELAAVLAQAKRQGKRYQDPIQRYKGLGEMDADQLATTTMDRRNRTLRRVRVDDAEAATRMFELLMGNDVAPRKEFIIDGAGSVRDRIDV; translated from the coding sequence GTGGCAGCATCCGATTATTCCGCCCGTCACCTCTCCGTCCTCGAGGGTCTCGAGGCGGTGCGCAAGCGGCCCGGCATGTACATCGGATCCACCGACTCGCGCGGCCTCATGCACTGCCTCTGGGAGATCATCGACAACAGCGTCGACGAGGCGCTCGGCGGGCACGGCGACCTGATCGACGTGCGGCTCCACCCGGACGGCAGCGTCGAGGTGCGCGACACCGCGCGGGGCGTCCCGGTCGACATCGAGCCCAAGACGGGCCTCTCCGGCGTCGAGGTCGTCTTCACGAAGCTGCACGCCGGCGGCAAGTTCGGATCCGGCTCGTACGCCTCCTCCGGCGGCCTGCACGGCGTGGGCGCGTCCGTCGTCAACGCCCTCTCGGAGCGCCTCGACGTCGAGGTCGACCGCGGCGGCAAGACGCATGCCATGTCCTTCCGGCGCGGAGAGCCGGGCATCTTCGAGGACCAGGGCGAGGCGAGCCCCGACGCGCCGTTCCGCCCGTTCACGTCCGGGAGCGAGCTGCGGGTCGTCGGCAAGGTGCGCAAGGGCGTCACCGGAACGCGGATCCGCTACTGGGCCGACCGGCAGATCTTCACCCGCGGCGCGTCCTTCCTCACCGAGGAGCTGCTCGGCCGCGCGCGCCAGACCGCCTTCCTCGTGCCCGGGCTCCGCATCGACATCGAGGACCTGCGCGGCGAGCAGCCCGCGCGCGAGTCCTTCCGGTTCGACGGCGGCATCGCCGAGTTCGTGGACCACCTGGCCGTCGACGCGCCGCTCACCGACACGTGGCGGCTCGAGGGATCCGGCACCTTCACCGAGACGGTGCCCGTCCTCACCGACGGCGGCGCCATGGTGCCGACCGAGCTCACGCGCGAGTGCGCCGTCGACATCGCCCTCCGCTGGGGCACGGGCTACGACACCCGGTTCAAGTCGTTCGTCAACATCATCTCCACGCCCAAGGGCGGCACCCACCAGGCCGGCTTCGAGGCGGGCCTCCTCAAGTTCGTGCGGGCGCAGGTCGAGGCCAACGCGCGCAAGCTCAAGGTCGGCACCGACAAGCTCGAGAAGGACGACGTGCTCGCGGGCCTCACCGCCGTGCTCACGGTCCGCTTCCCCGAGCCGCAGTTCGAGGGGCAGACCAAGGAAGTGCTCGGCACGCCGGCTGTCCGCGCGATCGTGTCGCAGGTCGTGCAGAAGGCCATGGCGGAGCGCTTCGCGTCCCCGCGCCGTGAGGACAAGGCGCAGACCGCCGTGCTCCTCGAGAAGGTCGTGGGCGAGATGAAGTCGCGCATCTCCGCGCGCACCCACAAGGAGACGCAGCGGCGGAAGAACGCGCTCGAGAGCTCGTCGCTGCCCGCGAAGCTCGTGGACTGCCGGTCGAACGACGTCGCGAACAGCGAGCTGTTCATCGTCGAGGGCGACTCGGCCCTCGGCACGGCGAAGCTCGCGCGGGACAGCGAGTACCAGGCCCTGCTGCCCATCCGCGGCAAGATCCTCAACGTGCAGAAGGCGTCGCTGCCCGACATGCTCTCCAACACGGAGTGCGCCTCGATCATCCAGGTGCTCGGCGCGGGATCCGGCCGCACGTTCGACCTGTCGGCCGCGCGCTACGGGAAGATCATCATCATGAGCGACGCCGACGTCGACGGCGCCCACATCCGCACGCTGCTGCTCACGCTCTTCTTCCGCTACATGCGGCCGATGATCGACGAGGGCCGGGTGTTCGCCGCGGTGCCGCCGCTGCACCGCGTCGTGGTCATGAACCCGGGCTCGAAGCCCAACGACGTGATCTACACCTACTCGGAGCGGGAGCTCGCCGCCGTGCTCGCCCAGGCGAAGCGGCAGGGCAAGCGGTACCAGGACCCCATCCAGCGATACAAGGGCCTGGGGGAGATGGACGCCGACCAGCTGGCGACGACCACCATGGACCGCCGGAACCGCACGCTGCGGCGCGTGCGCGTCGACGACGCCGAGGCCGCCACGCGCATGTTCGAGCTGCTGATGGGCAACGACGTCGCGCCCCGCAAGGAGTTCATCATCGACGGCGCCGGATCCGTGCGGGACCGCATCGACGTGTGA
- a CDS encoding MFS transporter: protein MSTRRARIVLGVAMVAYLSSVLQRGSLGIASVEAGERFHVSASLLSTLAVTQLVVYAALQIPVGVLIDRIGPRALLATGALLMVAGQVTLALSTSLEVAIPGRMLVGAGDAMTFVSGLRLINSWFSGPRVPVLSQWFANVGQLGQVLSAVPLSLVLHTAGWTPAFLGSASVAVVAFIAVLVAVRDRPSGDAPPPRVPWGDSMRELGRSLRHPGTQLGFWSHFVTQSSGVVFSLLWGFPFLVDGLGYSPALASGLLIVIVASGMVVGPVIGILTGRFPFRRSNLVLGVVAMMGVAWAVLLLWPGVPPLAVVLLVVVAIGIGGPGSQVGLDFARTFNPPRSLGAASGIVNVAGFTASFTMMLLIGIALDIQDGIRVAGGAPSDLYAFDSFRVAFAVQYLVVGFGALMLVRTRRRTRRLLADEGIRVGPLWVAYLDRRRRRRA from the coding sequence ATGAGCACCCGCCGCGCCCGCATCGTCCTCGGCGTCGCGATGGTCGCCTACCTCTCCTCCGTGCTCCAGCGTGGGTCGCTGGGCATCGCCTCGGTCGAGGCGGGGGAGCGGTTCCACGTCTCGGCGTCGCTGCTCTCGACCCTCGCCGTCACGCAGCTCGTCGTCTACGCGGCGCTGCAGATCCCGGTCGGCGTGCTGATCGACCGGATCGGGCCGCGCGCGCTGCTCGCGACCGGCGCGCTCCTGATGGTGGCCGGGCAGGTCACCCTGGCGCTCTCCACGTCGCTCGAGGTCGCGATCCCGGGACGCATGCTGGTCGGAGCCGGTGACGCGATGACGTTCGTGTCGGGCCTCCGCCTCATCAACTCCTGGTTCTCCGGTCCCCGCGTGCCGGTGCTGTCGCAGTGGTTCGCCAACGTGGGCCAGCTCGGGCAGGTCCTCTCGGCGGTCCCGCTCTCGCTCGTGCTGCACACGGCGGGGTGGACGCCCGCGTTCCTGGGCTCGGCGTCCGTGGCGGTCGTCGCGTTCATCGCGGTCCTCGTCGCCGTGCGCGACCGGCCCTCCGGGGATGCGCCGCCTCCGCGGGTGCCGTGGGGCGACTCGATGCGGGAGCTCGGCAGGAGCCTGCGTCACCCCGGGACGCAGCTCGGCTTCTGGTCGCACTTCGTCACGCAGTCCTCGGGCGTGGTGTTCAGCCTGCTCTGGGGATTCCCGTTCCTCGTGGACGGCCTGGGCTACAGTCCGGCGCTCGCGTCCGGGCTCCTCATCGTGATCGTGGCGTCCGGGATGGTGGTGGGGCCCGTGATCGGCATCCTCACCGGGCGCTTCCCCTTCCGTCGCTCCAACCTCGTCCTCGGCGTCGTCGCGATGATGGGCGTCGCCTGGGCGGTCTTGCTCCTGTGGCCGGGCGTGCCGCCGCTCGCCGTCGTGCTGCTCGTGGTTGTCGCGATCGGGATCGGCGGACCCGGCTCGCAGGTCGGGCTCGACTTCGCGCGCACCTTCAACCCGCCCCGGAGCCTCGGCGCGGCGTCCGGCATCGTGAACGTCGCCGGGTTCACCGCGAGCTTCACCATGATGCTGCTCATCGGGATCGCCCTCGACATCCAGGACGGGATCCGGGTCGCGGGAGGGGCGCCGAGCGACCTCTACGCCTTCGACTCGTTCCGCGTCGCCTTCGCCGTGCAGTACCTCGTGGTCGGCTTCGGGGCGCTGATGCTGGTCCGGACCCGGCGACGGACCAGGCGCCTGCTGGCCGACGAGGGAATACGGGTGGGGCCCCTCTGGGTTGCCTACCTCGACAGGCGACGCCGACGCCGCGCATGA
- a CDS encoding leucyl aminopeptidase, giving the protein MTLPQLSVSSDRAVDVEADALVVAVSSGKEGIRVHAPEGLELDVDGLSAIGVTGGRDEVVRVAGTGTAARTVALVGVGSGPLDAVALRYAVGSATRQLRGVERVAVAVPVTSLVELTAVLEGAALGVYSFDSYRRDSLAGQKPRASSVTVIAQGDSWTAEDADEAVARAVAVAGAVAGTRDLVNTPPLDLYPATFVDAVRVRTSGLPVDVRVWDEEALAADGFGGILGVGQGSTRPPRLVKVAYSPAGATRHLALVGKGITYDTGGISLKPAVPMIGMKYDMTGAATILEVVVAAARLELPVRLTAWLCIAENMPSGSAIRPDDVLRMRGGTTVEVLNTDAEGRLVMADGIVAASEEHPDAIVDIATLTGAQVVALGERYSAVMGEDALVARLLEAAREQGESMWGMPLPEEMRALLNSDIADIANVKPGNPAGGMLVAGVFLKEFVGRTGDADDAPRIPWAHIDIAGPSHNKGGGHGFTGKGPTGVAVRTLLALAAGFSRA; this is encoded by the coding sequence ATGACCCTCCCCCAGCTCTCCGTGTCCTCCGACCGCGCCGTCGACGTGGAGGCCGACGCGCTCGTCGTCGCCGTCTCCAGCGGGAAGGAGGGGATCCGGGTGCACGCGCCCGAGGGCCTCGAGCTCGACGTGGACGGCCTGTCCGCGATCGGCGTCACAGGAGGCCGCGACGAGGTCGTCCGCGTCGCCGGGACGGGCACCGCCGCCCGCACCGTCGCGCTGGTGGGCGTGGGCTCGGGGCCCCTGGACGCCGTCGCGCTCCGCTACGCCGTCGGCAGCGCGACCCGGCAGCTCCGCGGCGTGGAGCGGGTGGCCGTCGCGGTCCCCGTGACCTCGCTCGTCGAGCTCACCGCCGTGCTCGAGGGCGCTGCCCTCGGGGTCTACTCCTTCGACTCCTACCGCAGGGACTCGCTCGCCGGCCAGAAGCCGCGCGCGTCGTCCGTCACCGTCATCGCCCAGGGGGACTCCTGGACCGCCGAGGACGCCGACGAGGCCGTGGCGCGCGCCGTCGCGGTCGCGGGCGCCGTGGCGGGCACCAGGGACCTCGTCAACACCCCGCCCCTCGACCTCTACCCCGCCACGTTCGTCGACGCCGTGCGGGTGCGCACGAGCGGGCTGCCCGTGGACGTCCGCGTGTGGGACGAGGAGGCGCTCGCGGCCGACGGCTTCGGCGGGATCCTCGGCGTCGGCCAGGGCTCGACGCGCCCGCCCCGCCTCGTGAAGGTCGCCTACTCCCCCGCCGGCGCTACGCGGCACCTCGCGCTCGTGGGCAAGGGCATCACCTACGACACCGGCGGCATCTCCCTGAAGCCGGCGGTGCCGATGATCGGCATGAAGTACGACATGACCGGCGCCGCCACGATCCTCGAGGTCGTGGTCGCCGCGGCGCGGCTCGAGCTGCCCGTCCGCCTCACGGCGTGGCTGTGCATCGCCGAGAACATGCCCTCCGGCTCCGCCATCCGCCCGGACGACGTGCTGCGCATGCGCGGGGGCACGACGGTTGAGGTCCTGAACACGGACGCCGAGGGGCGCCTCGTGATGGCGGACGGCATCGTCGCCGCGAGCGAGGAGCACCCGGACGCCATCGTCGACATCGCGACGCTGACGGGTGCGCAGGTCGTGGCGCTCGGCGAGCGGTACTCCGCCGTCATGGGCGAGGACGCGCTCGTCGCCCGCCTGCTCGAGGCGGCCCGCGAGCAGGGCGAGAGCATGTGGGGCATGCCGCTCCCCGAGGAGATGCGCGCGCTCCTCAACTCCGACATCGCGGACATCGCCAACGTCAAGCCCGGCAACCCCGCCGGCGGCATGCTCGTCGCGGGCGTGTTCCTCAAGGAGTTCGTCGGTCGGACGGGCGACGCCGACGACGCTCCCCGGATCCCGTGGGCGCACATCGACATCGCGGGCCCGTCGCACAACAAGGGCGGCGGTCACGGCTTCACGGGGAAGGGCCCGACGGGCGTCGCGGTCCGCACGCTCCTGGCCCTGGCCGCCGGGTTTTCGCGGGCGTAG
- a CDS encoding Mur ligase family protein: MPLRLAVAAGRAARWAARLRGGGSAVPGVVALRLEPRFLERTIADLPHGVVAVTGSNGKSTTTHMLTAVLRAHGLRVFTNPSGGNLPQGIASAVLADADASGRLDADVAVLEIDEAYGVALSALLTPRTVLLLNIQIDQLNRFHEPDRVVGMLDRIAATATEAVVANRDDAHVNAIAAHTARAGRAAVDWFGVSEELLGDSKHGLASAPRFGSEDPDPVHVDAGVEAVALSGRDAVFRLASGDLPVTLPSRGLHYAVDAAGALATARRVLGDLFDPARAAEGLGSVAAVYGRGEMLRAGDEDIEIIMMKNPASLQMNLDALGDPPEQVLLAVDDGTPDPSWIYDTDLSALTHADVVSGTKGYQLAVRFGYEGLEVGRVEPDLRRAVQAFLAMEKPSRGVKTMIVNYEQMMAIRRILGYTDLEGGPA; this comes from the coding sequence GTGCCGCTGCGCCTCGCCGTCGCCGCGGGACGGGCCGCCCGCTGGGCCGCCCGTCTCCGCGGCGGCGGTTCCGCCGTGCCCGGCGTCGTCGCCCTCCGGCTCGAGCCCCGCTTCCTCGAGCGGACGATCGCCGACCTGCCGCACGGCGTGGTCGCCGTCACCGGCTCGAACGGCAAGTCGACGACCACCCACATGCTCACCGCCGTGCTCCGCGCGCACGGGCTCCGCGTCTTCACGAACCCGTCCGGCGGGAACCTGCCGCAGGGCATCGCGTCCGCCGTCCTCGCGGACGCCGACGCCTCCGGGCGCCTGGACGCCGACGTCGCGGTCCTCGAGATCGACGAGGCCTACGGCGTCGCGCTCTCCGCTCTGCTCACGCCCCGCACGGTGCTGCTCCTCAACATCCAGATCGACCAGCTCAACCGGTTCCACGAGCCCGACCGCGTGGTCGGCATGCTCGATCGCATCGCCGCGACGGCGACCGAGGCGGTGGTCGCCAACCGCGACGACGCGCACGTCAACGCCATCGCCGCGCACACGGCGCGGGCCGGCCGCGCGGCCGTCGACTGGTTCGGCGTGTCCGAGGAGCTCCTCGGCGACAGCAAGCACGGGCTGGCGTCCGCCCCCCGCTTCGGATCCGAGGACCCCGACCCGGTGCACGTCGACGCGGGCGTCGAGGCCGTGGCCCTCTCGGGTCGCGACGCGGTGTTCCGACTGGCGTCCGGCGACCTCCCGGTGACGCTGCCCTCGCGCGGCCTGCACTACGCGGTCGACGCCGCGGGAGCGCTCGCCACGGCGCGCCGCGTGCTCGGCGACCTGTTCGACCCGGCCCGCGCGGCCGAGGGCCTGGGCTCCGTCGCCGCCGTCTACGGGCGCGGCGAGATGCTGCGCGCGGGTGACGAGGACATCGAGATCATCATGATGAAGAACCCGGCGAGCCTGCAGATGAACCTGGACGCGCTCGGCGACCCGCCCGAGCAGGTGCTGCTCGCCGTCGACGACGGGACCCCCGACCCGTCGTGGATCTACGACACCGACCTCTCCGCGCTCACGCACGCCGACGTCGTCTCGGGCACCAAGGGCTACCAGCTGGCGGTGCGCTTCGGCTACGAGGGCCTCGAGGTCGGCCGGGTCGAGCCCGACCTGCGCCGCGCCGTCCAGGCGTTCCTCGCGATGGAGAAGCCGTCCCGCGGCGTGAAGACCATGATCGTCAACTACGAGCAGATGATGGCGATCCGCCGCATCCTCGGGTACACGGACCTCGAGGGAGGACCCGCGTGA
- a CDS encoding proteasome assembly chaperone family protein, translating into MADADGLYEIDTDIGEVPTGLPLVAGLTGFSDAGSGVSQVSEYLLSTLSHRDVLRFDTDTLLDYRARRPTIYFDQDHLADYRPARLALYLAHDEIGQPFLLLTGFEPDFRWEAFTAAVLGIVDRYRVSTTTWVHAIPMPVPHTRDINVTVSGNRTELIEALSVWKPHTQVPANALHLVEHRLHDAGHPVAGFVLLVPHYLADTEFPLAAVAALESISAATGLIFPTDRLREEGRDFVGRIDEQVAGNQELARLVTTLEERYDSYMEDTPLKSPLTDEDGALPTADEIAAELEKFLARRRPGDGDAA; encoded by the coding sequence ATGGCAGATGCGGACGGACTGTACGAGATCGACACCGACATCGGCGAGGTCCCGACCGGCCTGCCCCTGGTCGCCGGGCTCACCGGGTTCTCCGACGCGGGATCCGGCGTGTCGCAGGTCAGCGAGTACCTGCTGAGCACCCTCAGCCACCGCGACGTGCTGCGCTTCGACACCGACACGCTGCTCGACTACCGCGCCCGGCGTCCCACCATCTACTTCGACCAGGACCACCTCGCCGACTACCGTCCGGCCCGGCTCGCCCTGTACCTGGCGCATGACGAGATCGGGCAGCCGTTCCTTCTCCTCACCGGGTTCGAGCCCGACTTCCGCTGGGAGGCGTTCACGGCGGCCGTCCTCGGGATCGTCGACCGCTACCGCGTGTCGACGACCACGTGGGTGCACGCCATCCCCATGCCGGTGCCGCACACGCGCGACATCAACGTCACCGTGAGCGGCAACCGCACCGAGCTCATCGAGGCGCTCAGCGTGTGGAAGCCGCACACCCAGGTCCCCGCCAACGCGCTGCACCTGGTGGAGCACCGCCTGCACGACGCGGGCCACCCTGTCGCGGGCTTCGTGCTCCTCGTCCCGCACTACCTCGCGGACACGGAGTTCCCCCTCGCCGCGGTCGCCGCGCTGGAGAGCATCAGCGCCGCCACGGGACTGATCTTCCCCACCGACCGGCTGCGCGAGGAGGGCCGCGACTTCGTGGGCCGCATCGACGAGCAGGTCGCGGGCAACCAGGAGCTGGCGCGCCTCGTCACGACGCTCGAGGAGCGCTACGACAGCTACATGGAGGACACGCCCCTCAAGTCGCCGCTCACCGACGAGGACGGCGCCCTGCCGACGGCGGACGAGATCGCCGCGGAGCTGGAGAAGTTCCTCGCTCGTCGTCGCCCCGGCGACGGCGACGCCGCCTGA
- a CDS encoding type 1 glutamine amidotransferase, with amino-acid sequence MSHALRILHLYPDELGINGDRGNVTVLVERARIRGIGSEVVRHAPGGGDPGDADLVVVGSGPLTAQRAVLPDLVAHAPRLVALREAGVPILAVGGGLQLLGESVRLTDGGELVGAGVLPVRTTLTTERRVGDLVLDTADGEVVGYENHGSTLDIGDHDPLGTVRAGFGNAGQGGGEGVRVGASIGTHLGGPVLALNPRLADELLSAALARHGRELPADISGTLDRLDGWAREARATVVARPAHY; translated from the coding sequence GTGAGCCACGCCCTGCGCATCCTGCACCTCTACCCCGATGAGCTCGGCATCAACGGCGACCGCGGGAACGTGACGGTGCTCGTCGAGCGCGCGCGCATCCGCGGGATCGGCTCGGAGGTCGTCCGGCACGCGCCGGGCGGCGGGGATCCGGGCGACGCCGACCTGGTCGTCGTGGGGTCCGGCCCGCTCACGGCGCAACGCGCGGTCCTGCCCGACCTCGTCGCGCACGCCCCGCGCCTCGTCGCCCTCCGGGAGGCCGGCGTGCCGATCCTCGCGGTGGGGGGCGGCCTCCAGCTCCTGGGGGAGTCCGTCCGCCTCACCGACGGCGGCGAGCTCGTGGGCGCCGGCGTGCTGCCCGTTCGCACCACCCTCACGACCGAGCGGCGCGTGGGCGACCTCGTGCTCGACACGGCAGACGGCGAGGTCGTCGGCTACGAGAACCACGGATCCACCCTCGACATCGGCGACCACGATCCGCTCGGCACGGTGCGCGCGGGCTTCGGCAACGCCGGCCAGGGCGGCGGCGAGGGCGTGCGCGTCGGAGCGTCGATCGGAACGCACCTCGGCGGCCCCGTCCTGGCGCTCAACCCGAGGCTCGCGGACGAGCTGCTGTCCGCCGCCCTGGCGCGGCACGGCCGGGAGCTGCCCGCCGACATCTCCGGGACGCTCGACCGGCTCGACGGCTGGGCGCGCGAGGCGCGCGCCACCGTCGTGGCCCGACCCGCGCACTACTGA
- a CDS encoding RNA polymerase sigma factor has protein sequence MATPSTPSATLDATGTAADAATGEAKAPAKRAPARKTAAPKTTTTAKAPTKAAAAKAAAAAATAEEDAPAAPAKAPTARAKAAAAKKAAAASGDAAPAKAPRKTAAKKTSASDAGEPSDDDAEDVVVPAVEDDSDDEVVEDGAAKPPVVLEPLPTGAMVLSNKEEDEDVPVYSTTITGATADPVKDYLKQIGKVALLNAAEEVELAMRIEAGLFAEDKLANTPGISRELERELRWVARDGQRAKSHLLGANLRLVVSLAKRYTGRGMQFLDLIQEGNLGLIRAVEKFDYTKGFKFSTYATWWIRQAITRAMADQARTIRIPVHMVEVINKLARVQRQMLQDLGREPTPEELSRELDMTPEKVIEVQKYGREPISLHTPLGEDGDSEFGDLIEDTEAVVPADAVGFTMLQKQLESLLDSLSEREAGVIRMRFGLGDGMPKTLDQIGDTFGVTRERIRQIESKTMAKLRHPSRSQSLRDYLE, from the coding sequence ATGGCCACCCCCTCCACCCCGTCCGCCACCCTGGACGCGACCGGCACGGCCGCCGACGCCGCGACGGGTGAGGCGAAGGCACCCGCGAAGCGCGCCCCCGCCAGGAAGACCGCGGCGCCGAAGACCACCACGACCGCCAAGGCCCCGACGAAGGCCGCCGCCGCCAAGGCAGCCGCGGCCGCGGCCACCGCCGAGGAGGACGCCCCCGCGGCTCCCGCGAAGGCCCCCACCGCCCGGGCGAAGGCCGCAGCCGCCAAGAAGGCCGCGGCCGCGTCCGGCGACGCCGCGCCCGCCAAGGCGCCGCGCAAGACCGCCGCGAAGAAGACCTCCGCGTCCGACGCCGGCGAGCCGTCGGACGACGACGCCGAGGACGTGGTCGTCCCCGCCGTCGAGGACGACTCGGACGACGAGGTCGTCGAGGACGGCGCCGCCAAGCCGCCGGTCGTGCTCGAGCCCCTCCCCACCGGCGCCATGGTGCTGTCGAACAAGGAGGAGGACGAGGACGTCCCCGTCTACTCGACGACCATCACCGGCGCCACGGCCGACCCCGTCAAGGACTACCTCAAGCAGATCGGCAAGGTCGCGCTGCTCAACGCCGCCGAGGAGGTCGAGCTCGCCATGCGCATCGAGGCGGGCCTGTTCGCCGAGGACAAGCTGGCGAACACGCCGGGCATCTCGCGCGAGCTGGAGCGGGAGCTCCGCTGGGTCGCGCGCGACGGCCAGCGCGCGAAGAGCCACCTGCTGGGCGCGAACCTCCGCCTCGTGGTCAGCCTCGCGAAGCGCTACACGGGTCGCGGGATGCAGTTCCTCGACCTCATCCAGGAGGGCAACCTCGGCCTCATCCGCGCCGTGGAGAAGTTCGACTACACCAAGGGCTTCAAGTTCTCCACGTACGCCACGTGGTGGATCCGCCAGGCCATCACGCGCGCCATGGCCGACCAGGCCCGCACCATCCGCATCCCGGTGCACATGGTCGAGGTCATCAACAAGCTCGCTCGCGTGCAGCGCCAGATGCTGCAGGACCTGGGCCGCGAGCCCACGCCCGAGGAGCTCTCGCGCGAGCTCGACATGACGCCCGAGAAGGTCATCGAGGTCCAGAAGTACGGCCGCGAGCCCATCTCCCTCCACACGCCGCTCGGCGAGGACGGCGACAGCGAGTTCGGCGACCTCATCGAGGACACCGAGGCGGTCGTCCCGGCCGACGCGGTGGGCTTCACCATGCTGCAGAAGCAGCTGGAGTCGCTCCTCGACTCGCTCTCCGAGCGCGAGGCCGGCGTGATCCGCATGCGCTTCGGCCTCGGCGACGGCATGCCGAAGACGCTCGACCAGATCGGCGACACGTTCGGCGTCACGCGCGAGCGGATCCGCCAGATCGAGTCGAAGACCATGGCCAAGCTCCGCCACCCGTCGCGCTCGCAGTCGCTGCGCGACTACCTCGAGTAG